One window of the Piliocolobus tephrosceles isolate RC106 chromosome 17, ASM277652v3, whole genome shotgun sequence genome contains the following:
- the ZNF19 gene encoding zinc finger protein 19, producing MVTFEDVAVHFTKTEWTGLSPAQRALYRSVMLENFGNLTALGYPVPKPALISLLEGGDMAWGLEAQDDPPAERTKNICKDVETNIDSESTLIQGISEERDGMMSHGQLKSVPQRTDFPETCNVEKHQNIPTVKNTQGKVPRIPCARKPFICEECGKSFSYFSYYARHQRIHTGEKPFECSECGKAFNGNSSLIRHQRIHTGEKPYQCEECGRAFNDNANLIRHQRIHSGDRPYYCTECGNSFTSSSEFVIHQRIHTGEKPYECNECGKAFVGNSPLLRHQKIHTGEKPYECNECGKSFGRASHLSQHQRIHTGEKPYSCKVCGQAFNFHTKLTRHQRIHSEEKPFDCVDCGKAFSAQEQLKRHLRIHTQESSYVCDECGKAFTSKRNLHQHQRIHTGEKPYECSKYEKAFGTSSQLGLLEHVHSGEKPVLDICHFGLPEFFTPFYW from the exons ATGGTGACCTTCGAGGATGTGGCTGTGCACTTCACCAAGACAGAATGGACTGGCCTTTCCCCTGCCCAGAGGGCCCTGTACAGAAGTGTGATGTTGGAGAATTTTGGGAACCTGACTGCTTTGG gGTACCCAGTTCCCAAACCTGCACTGATCTCACTTCTGGAGGGAGGGGATATGGCTTGGGGCCTGGAAGCACAGGATGATCCCCCGGCAGAGAGGACCAAAAACATCTGTAAAG ATGTTGAGACCAACATTGACAGTGAGTCCACATTAATCCAGGGAATTTCTGAAGAAAGAGATGGGATGATGTCACATGGTCAGCTGAAGAGTGTCCCTCAGAGAACTGACTTCCCAGAAACATGTAATGTGGAAAAGCACCAGAACATCCCCACAGTGAAAAATACCCAAGGAAAGGTTCCAAGAATCCCCTGTGCAAGGAAACCTTTCATATGTGAAGAGTGTGGGAAATCCTTCAGCTACTTTTCTTACTATGCTAGACACCAGAGAATCCACACTGGGGAGAAACCTTTTGAGTGTAGTGAGTGTGGAAAAGCCTTTAATGGCAATTCTTCATTAATTCGGCACCAGAggattcacactggagagaaaccctatcaGTGTGAGGAGTGTGGGCGAGCCTTTAATGATAATGCAAATCTGATCAGGCATCAGAGAATCCACAGTGGGGACAGACCCTATTACTGTACAGAGTGTGGAAATAGTTTCACCAGTAGTTCCGAGTTTGTTATACATCAGAGAATCCACACTGGGGAGAAACCCTAtgagtgtaatgagtgtggcaaagcTTTTGTTGGTAATTCACCCCTACTTCGGCATCAGAAaatccacactggagagaaaccctatgagtgtaatgagtgtggcaaaaGCTTTGGAAGGGCTTCCCATCTAAGCCAACATCAGCGTATTCACACAGGGGAAAAGCCTTATTCTTGTAAAGTATGTGGACAAGCCTTCAATTTTCATACAAAACTAACTCGACACCAGAGAATTCACAGTGAGGAGAAACCCTTTGACTGTGTAGATTGTGGAAAAGCCTTCAGTGCTCAGGAACAATTAAAAAGGCATCTGAGAATTCATACTCAGGAGTCTTCCTATGTATGTGATGAGTGTGGAAAAGCCTTCACTAGCAAAAGAAATCTTCATCAGCATCAAAGAatccatactggagagaaaccctatgagtgTAGTAAGTATGAGAAGGCCTTTGGGACTTCTTCCCAGCTAGGTCTCCTTGAGCATGTCCACTCTGGAGAGAAGCCTGTGCTGGACATTTGTCATTTTGGCCTCCCAGAATTTTTTACCCCTTTTTACTGGTAA